One genomic window of Polaromonas sp. SP1 includes the following:
- a CDS encoding pirin family protein: protein MMTLRTSSERGYADHGWLKSFHSFSFAGYYDPAHMGFGNLRVINEDRIAAGRGFGTHGHKDMEIISYVLSGELAHKDSIGNIKGIPPGDVQRMSAGTGVQHSEFNHAEGQTTHFLQIWIEPNVTGIPPSYEQKTFADAEKRGALRLVASPDGAQGSVLIHADARIYAGLFDGAETASLELASTRKTYVHLIRGQLEVNGQVLKAGDAAALQSEGTLQLANGQDAEVLVFDLAP from the coding sequence ATGATGACCTTAAGAACCTCCAGCGAACGCGGCTACGCCGACCACGGCTGGCTCAAGTCGTTTCATTCCTTTTCTTTTGCCGGCTACTACGACCCGGCCCACATGGGCTTTGGCAACCTGCGCGTCATCAATGAAGACCGCATCGCCGCCGGCCGCGGCTTCGGCACGCACGGCCACAAGGACATGGAAATCATCAGCTATGTGCTGAGCGGCGAGCTGGCGCACAAAGACAGCATCGGCAACATCAAGGGCATCCCGCCCGGCGACGTGCAGCGCATGAGTGCAGGCACGGGTGTGCAGCACAGCGAGTTCAACCACGCCGAAGGCCAGACCACGCACTTCCTGCAGATCTGGATCGAACCCAATGTGACGGGCATTCCCCCCAGCTATGAGCAAAAGACCTTTGCCGACGCTGAAAAGCGAGGGGCCCTGCGCCTGGTGGCATCACCCGATGGGGCCCAAGGCTCCGTGCTGATTCATGCCGACGCCAGGATTTACGCCGGCCTCTTCGACGGCGCAGAAACCGCGTCGCTGGAACTGGCCTCTACGCGCAAGACATATGTGCACCTGATTCGCGGGCAGCTCGAAGTCAACGGCCAGGTGCTGAAGGCCGGTGATGCCGCGGCCCTGCAATCGGAAGGCACGCTGCAACTGGCAAATGGCCAGGACGCCGAAGTGCTGGTGTTTGACCTGGCGCCTTGA
- a CDS encoding DUF599 domain-containing protein: MQIFTLLPWTDWLAIVWFFLGWAGYAWFARNYAVKRSSLLLTTNRYRHYWLLQATSRDPRVIDGIITQNLSSTPAFFSSTTIIIIGGLFALLGTTDKAAELVREIPFAVRTSVLIFDLKVLMMVGVFVYAFFRFSWSMRQYTFVALLIGSMPSPQEFEVGKFDREVFATRASRMVALAAETFNDGLRGYYFSFAIMAWFFSTFAFALATAVVVLILYNREFNSDVLGVLRD; this comes from the coding sequence ATGCAAATTTTCACGCTGCTCCCCTGGACCGACTGGCTGGCGATTGTCTGGTTCTTTCTGGGCTGGGCGGGCTACGCCTGGTTTGCCCGGAATTACGCCGTCAAACGCTCGTCCCTGCTGCTCACCACCAATCGCTACCGGCACTACTGGCTGTTGCAGGCCACTTCGCGCGACCCGCGGGTGATCGACGGCATCATCACGCAGAACCTTTCCAGCACGCCGGCCTTTTTCTCGTCGACCACGATCATCATCATCGGCGGCTTGTTCGCCCTGCTGGGCACCACCGACAAGGCGGCCGAGCTGGTGCGTGAGATCCCGTTTGCCGTGCGCACCTCGGTGCTGATTTTTGACCTCAAGGTGTTGATGATGGTGGGCGTGTTTGTCTACGCCTTCTTTCGCTTCAGCTGGTCTATGCGCCAGTACACCTTTGTGGCGCTGCTCATTGGCTCCATGCCGTCGCCGCAGGAGTTTGAGGTCGGTAAATTTGACCGCGAGGTTTTCGCCACGCGCGCCAGCCGCATGGTGGCCCTGGCGGCCGAGACGTTTAACGACGGGCTGCGCGGCTACTACTTCAGCTTTGCGATCATGGCCTGGTTTTTTTCGACCTTCGCATTTGCATTGGCCACCGCGGTGGTCGTGCTGATCCTCTACAACCGCGAGTTCAACTCCGACGTCCTCGGCGTTTTGCGGGATTGA
- a CDS encoding OsmC family protein produces MTVELRRNLPSELAQHLQIRNHALITDATLAEGGDDAGPSPHDLYDAALGACKAVTVMWYARKKGIPVDEIKTSVERDDSQERAGVYKLATKLQIKGAFTDAQLQELHTVAQKCPVHKLMSTVTTEITTDVERLA; encoded by the coding sequence ATGACCGTTGAACTCAGGCGCAACCTTCCATCAGAGCTGGCCCAGCATCTGCAAATCCGCAACCACGCGCTGATCACCGACGCCACACTGGCAGAAGGCGGCGACGATGCCGGCCCCTCACCCCATGACCTGTATGACGCGGCACTCGGCGCCTGCAAGGCCGTGACGGTGATGTGGTACGCCCGCAAGAAGGGAATCCCGGTCGACGAGATCAAAACGAGCGTTGAGCGGGATGACTCCCAGGAGCGCGCCGGCGTCTACAAGCTGGCCACCAAACTCCAGATCAAGGGTGCTTTCACCGACGCCCAGTTGCAGGAGCTGCACACCGTCGCGCAAAAATGCCCGGTACACAAACTCATGAGCACCGTCACGACAGAAATCACCACAGATGTGGAGCGCCTGGCATGA
- the trmB gene encoding tRNA (guanosine(46)-N7)-methyltransferase TrmB, which translates to MPPSLPEGAPADTHPPHKIRSFVRRTGRTTAGQAKAFADVGPKFLLPYADAPLDFESTFGRSAPTVLEIGFGMGEATAHIAALMPGTNFLCCEVHTPGVGALLKRIAEQNLTNIRILQHDAVEVMDDMLPKASLDGVHIFFPDPWHKKKHNKRRLIQQPLIAKLAARLKPGGYLHCATDWQPYAEQILEVLTAEPLLQNTADASQGGYAPKPAYRPLTKFENRGIKLGHGVWDVVFTRV; encoded by the coding sequence GTGCCGCCCTCCTTACCCGAAGGCGCGCCAGCCGACACCCACCCGCCCCACAAAATCCGCAGCTTCGTGCGCCGCACCGGCCGCACCACCGCCGGCCAGGCCAAAGCCTTTGCCGACGTGGGCCCGAAGTTTTTGCTGCCGTATGCCGACGCGCCGCTCGACTTTGAAAGCACCTTTGGGCGCTCGGCCCCCACCGTCCTCGAGATAGGCTTTGGCATGGGCGAAGCCACGGCCCACATTGCCGCGCTGATGCCCGGCACCAACTTCCTCTGCTGCGAAGTGCACACGCCCGGCGTCGGAGCCCTGCTCAAACGCATTGCCGAGCAAAACCTCACCAACATCCGCATCCTGCAGCACGATGCGGTCGAAGTGATGGACGACATGCTCCCGAAAGCCAGCCTGGACGGCGTGCACATCTTTTTCCCCGATCCCTGGCACAAGAAAAAACACAACAAACGCCGCCTGATCCAGCAGCCGCTGATCGCCAAACTGGCCGCGCGCCTCAAGCCCGGCGGCTACCTGCATTGCGCCACCGACTGGCAGCCCTACGCCGAGCAGATCCTGGAAGTCCTGACGGCCGAGCCCTTGCTTCAAAACACGGCCGACGCGTCCCAGGGCGGCTACGCGCCCAAGCCCGCCTACCGGCCGCTGACCAAGTTTGAAAACCGCGGCATCAAGCTCGGCCACGGTGTGTGGGACGTGGTGTTCACCCGTGTGTAA
- a CDS encoding sulfurtransferase, whose amino-acid sequence MQILNIAAYKFVTLAQPAGLRDSIAQALQQRAIKGTVLLAEEGINLFLAGPAGDIHDFLEWLKQDARFADLETKESWSGAQPFRKLLVKVKPEIIRMNHPAIQPAAGRAPALSAATLKRWLDAGHDDSGRPVVTLDTRNDFEVDVGTFKNAIDWRIRKFTEFPQALLDHRQELAGKTVVSFCTGGIRCEKAAILMREAGVDNVFQLDGGILKYFEESGHAHFEGECFVFDERRALDPALKPQVSPTPKPPGPNPSGRRHAAVGALSDS is encoded by the coding sequence ATGCAAATTCTGAACATTGCGGCCTACAAGTTTGTCACGCTGGCGCAGCCTGCGGGGCTGCGGGACAGCATCGCGCAGGCCCTGCAGCAGCGCGCCATCAAAGGCACGGTGCTGCTGGCGGAAGAAGGCATTAACCTCTTCCTGGCGGGCCCCGCGGGCGATATTCATGATTTTTTGGAATGGTTGAAGCAGGACGCCCGTTTTGCCGACCTTGAGACCAAGGAAAGCTGGTCTGGCGCCCAGCCCTTTCGCAAGCTGCTGGTGAAGGTCAAGCCGGAAATCATCCGCATGAACCACCCCGCCATCCAGCCCGCCGCAGGCCGCGCGCCAGCGCTGAGTGCCGCCACACTCAAGCGCTGGCTGGACGCCGGGCACGACGATAGCGGCCGGCCGGTGGTCACGCTGGACACCCGCAATGATTTCGAAGTGGATGTGGGCACCTTCAAAAACGCCATCGACTGGCGCATCCGCAAATTCACGGAATTTCCCCAGGCCCTGCTGGACCACCGGCAAGAGCTTGCCGGCAAGACGGTTGTGAGCTTTTGCACTGGCGGCATACGCTGCGAGAAAGCGGCGATCCTCATGCGTGAAGCCGGCGTCGACAACGTTTTCCAGCTCGATGGCGGCATCCTCAAATACTTCGAGGAAAGCGGGCATGCGCATTTTGAGGGCGAATGTTTTGTTTTTGACGAGCGGCGCGCGCTGGACCCCGCCCTCAAGCCCCAGGTGAGCCCAACGCCGAAACCGCCCGGCCCCAACCCTTCCGGCCGCAGGCACGCGGCAGTCGGGGCCTTGTCTGACAGTTGA
- a CDS encoding flavodoxin family protein: MPKVVVVYHSGYGHTQRMAQSVAEGAGAELLAIDGDGNLPEGGWESLNAADAIVMGSPTYMGSVSWQFKKFADASSKPWYAQAWKDKLFAGFTNSAAMSGDKMSTLTYLFTLAMQHGGIWVSQGVLPSNSKAAVRSDANYLGSYSGAVAQSPSDAGAGEMNAGDLDNARNFGQRVAGIAARFAA; encoded by the coding sequence ATGCCCAAAGTTGTCGTGGTTTACCACTCCGGATACGGCCATACCCAGCGCATGGCGCAATCAGTGGCAGAAGGCGCGGGCGCCGAGTTGCTGGCGATCGACGGCGATGGCAACCTGCCCGAAGGCGGATGGGAATCGCTGAACGCCGCCGACGCCATCGTCATGGGTTCACCCACCTACATGGGAAGCGTGAGCTGGCAGTTCAAGAAATTTGCCGATGCCTCTTCCAAGCCCTGGTATGCCCAGGCCTGGAAGGACAAGCTGTTCGCCGGCTTCACCAACAGTGCGGCCATGAGCGGTGACAAGATGTCTACCCTTACCTACCTCTTTACCCTGGCCATGCAGCACGGCGGCATCTGGGTCAGCCAGGGCGTGCTGCCCAGCAACAGCAAGGCGGCGGTGCGCAGCGACGCCAACTACCTGGGCTCCTACAGCGGCGCTGTCGCACAATCTCCCTCTGACGCGGGCGCCGGCGAAATGAATGCCGGCGACCTCGACAATGCCCGCAACTTCGGACAGCGCGTGGCGGGTATCGCCGCACGGTTCGCTGCCTGA
- the egtB gene encoding ergothioneine biosynthesis protein EgtB, which produces MPTESSHSRLPATHARPSALATRFSAVRQQTEALIKPLSPEDCQLQSMPDASPAKWHLAHLTWFFETFILERFEPGFTPFDAGFRVLFNSYYNGVGDKYPRPKRGLISRPSLDEVLAYRAQVNQRMLDVIARVESGADAVQQRELVELVTLGLHHEQQHQELLLTDIKHALSFNPARPAYASRWPLAGIHPQPVNWLRHEAGLVEHGFDAARDGEFAFDNETPRHKVYVAAFELASRPVTNGEVMAFIADKGYQRPELWLSMGWDWVTENQVILPFYWQGDEGRYQHFTLQGLIDVDPHTPACHLSYFEADAFARWSGARLPTEFEWELAARSVPASPAPQGNFVEKAAYHPLPQQEGSSGVPAQMFGDVWEWTQSNYNPYPGYKPWEGLVGEYNGKFMCNQFVLRGGSCATPQSHIRASYRNFFPPDARWQFSGLRLARDLPQ; this is translated from the coding sequence ATGCCTACAGAATCATCCCATTCGCGCCTTCCAGCCACCCACGCCCGGCCCTCTGCGCTGGCAACGCGCTTCAGTGCGGTGCGCCAGCAGACCGAGGCCTTGATCAAACCGCTCAGCCCTGAGGACTGCCAACTGCAGTCCATGCCGGACGCCAGCCCCGCCAAATGGCACCTGGCGCACCTGACCTGGTTCTTCGAGACGTTTATCCTGGAGCGCTTCGAGCCCGGCTTCACGCCTTTCGACGCCGGCTTTCGCGTGCTGTTCAACAGCTATTACAACGGTGTTGGAGACAAATACCCGCGCCCCAAACGCGGCCTGATCAGCCGGCCTTCCCTGGACGAAGTGCTGGCCTACCGCGCGCAGGTCAACCAGCGCATGCTGGACGTGATCGCGCGGGTGGAGTCCGGCGCCGATGCCGTCCAACAGCGGGAGCTGGTTGAACTGGTCACCCTGGGCCTTCACCATGAGCAGCAGCACCAGGAGTTGCTGCTGACAGACATCAAACACGCGCTGTCGTTTAACCCGGCACGCCCGGCCTATGCCAGCCGCTGGCCGCTGGCCGGTATCCATCCCCAGCCGGTGAACTGGCTGCGGCATGAGGCGGGTCTGGTGGAGCACGGCTTTGATGCGGCGCGTGACGGCGAATTTGCCTTTGACAACGAAACGCCGCGCCACAAGGTCTATGTAGCCGCCTTCGAGCTGGCCAGCCGGCCGGTGACCAACGGCGAGGTCATGGCCTTTATCGCCGACAAGGGCTACCAGCGCCCCGAGTTGTGGCTGTCCATGGGCTGGGACTGGGTGACGGAAAACCAGGTCATCCTGCCCTTTTACTGGCAAGGCGATGAAGGCCGCTATCAGCACTTCACCCTGCAGGGACTGATCGACGTGGACCCCCATACGCCGGCCTGCCACCTCAGCTACTTTGAAGCCGATGCCTTTGCCCGCTGGTCAGGCGCACGCCTGCCGACCGAGTTTGAGTGGGAGCTCGCCGCGCGCAGTGTGCCCGCAAGCCCCGCGCCACAAGGCAACTTTGTGGAGAAAGCCGCCTACCACCCGCTGCCCCAACAAGAGGGCAGCAGCGGCGTGCCCGCACAGATGTTTGGCGACGTATGGGAATGGACGCAGTCCAACTACAACCCCTACCCAGGCTACAAGCCCTGGGAGGGCCTGGTGGGCGAATACAACGGCAAGTTCATGTGCAATCAGTTTGTGCTGCGCGGCGGCTCTTGCGCCACGCCGCAAAGCCACATACGCGCCAGCTACCGCAACTTCTTTCCGCCCGATGCGCGCTGGCAGTTCAGCGGCCTGCGGCTGGCGCGTGACCTGCCGCAGTGA
- a CDS encoding RluA family pseudouridine synthase, producing the protein MKGPAHGLPARSGVSPSCVGLPAGDWGTITDFLVQRFPAIPRETWLQRMADGLVADEFGEAVTPERPYRGHMRVYYYRALDDEPRVPFEASVLWQDEHLVVADKPHFLPVTPSGHYLQETLLVRLKNSLGLEGLAPIHRIDRETAGLVLFSVKPGERDAYQALFRRHEVRKDYEAIAPWRADIGFPLTRKSRIVQGEPFFRQCEAEGDPNSETRIDLLQTAPRTRLARYALSPVTGKKHQLRVHMNAVGIPILHDRIYPPVHPTPDDDYSRPLQLLAKTVRFTDPFTGEARAFHTRLSLFLDLS; encoded by the coding sequence GTGAAAGGGCCTGCCCACGGCTTGCCGGCCCGCAGCGGGGTCAGCCCTAGCTGCGTCGGCCTGCCGGCCGGTGACTGGGGCACCATCACGGACTTCCTGGTCCAGCGCTTTCCTGCGATCCCGCGTGAAACCTGGCTTCAACGCATGGCGGACGGGCTGGTGGCCGATGAATTCGGCGAAGCCGTCACCCCCGAACGCCCCTACCGGGGCCACATGCGCGTTTACTACTACCGCGCCCTGGACGACGAGCCCCGTGTGCCCTTCGAGGCCAGCGTGCTGTGGCAGGACGAGCACCTCGTTGTGGCCGACAAACCGCATTTTTTGCCCGTCACGCCCTCGGGCCACTACCTTCAGGAGACGCTGCTGGTGCGGCTTAAAAACAGCCTGGGCCTGGAAGGCCTGGCGCCGATTCACCGCATAGACCGCGAGACCGCCGGCCTGGTGCTGTTTTCCGTCAAACCCGGTGAGCGCGACGCCTACCAGGCCCTTTTCAGGCGCCACGAAGTACGCAAAGACTACGAAGCCATCGCGCCCTGGCGTGCAGACATCGGCTTTCCGCTGACCCGCAAAAGCCGGATCGTCCAGGGCGAACCCTTCTTCCGGCAATGCGAGGCCGAGGGGGACCCGAACAGCGAAACCCGTATCGACCTTCTGCAGACAGCACCCCGCACCCGCCTGGCGCGTTACGCCTTGAGCCCGGTGACCGGGAAAAAGCACCAGTTGAGGGTGCACATGAATGCCGTGGGCATCCCCATCCTGCATGACCGGATTTACCCGCCGGTGCACCCTACCCCGGATGACGACTACAGCCGGCCGCTGCAACTGCTGGCCAAAACCGTGCGCTTCACGGACCCCTTCACGGGTGAAGCCCGCGCATTTCACACGCGCCTCAGCCTTTTCCTGGACCTGAGTTAG
- a CDS encoding pirin family protein, which produces MSVALKLTGHHKDLGGGFMVRRLLPSAQQQSVGPFIFFDHFGPVTEQPDANHDVRPHPHIGLATVTYLFEGAMMHRDSLGSAQRIEPGAINWMTAGRGIVHSERAPEDLRGTAYVNHGLQLWAALPKEFEETAPGFSHTPAESIPTATVDGSAVRILIGEAFGKTSPVKTFSKTLYLDVVLAAGALFTLPALAEQMAVYAVDGDLQVDGETVAANTLATLAPGATVQLSAATPTRLVVIGGDALDAHRFMWWNFVSSRKERIVQAGEDWAAQTMGQVPGETEFIPLPERKFTAG; this is translated from the coding sequence ATGAGCGTTGCACTGAAACTGACGGGCCATCACAAAGACCTGGGCGGCGGCTTCATGGTACGCCGCCTGCTGCCTTCCGCGCAGCAGCAGTCTGTCGGCCCTTTCATCTTCTTTGACCATTTCGGCCCGGTGACCGAGCAGCCGGACGCCAACCACGACGTGCGGCCGCATCCGCACATCGGCCTGGCCACCGTGACTTACCTGTTCGAGGGAGCGATGATGCACCGCGACAGCCTGGGCTCGGCCCAACGCATAGAGCCCGGCGCCATCAACTGGATGACGGCGGGGCGGGGCATCGTGCACTCGGAGCGCGCCCCGGAAGACTTGCGCGGCACCGCGTATGTGAACCACGGCTTGCAGCTGTGGGCGGCGTTGCCGAAAGAATTTGAAGAAACGGCGCCAGGCTTTTCGCATACGCCGGCGGAGTCAATCCCGACGGCAACGGTTGATGGGTCGGCCGTCCGCATCCTGATCGGCGAAGCCTTCGGAAAGACGTCGCCCGTCAAGACCTTTTCGAAAACCCTTTATCTCGATGTAGTACTCGCTGCGGGTGCGCTGTTCACCTTGCCTGCCCTTGCGGAGCAGATGGCGGTGTACGCGGTGGACGGCGACTTGCAGGTAGACGGCGAGACGGTGGCGGCGAACACCCTGGCCACCCTCGCGCCCGGCGCCACCGTGCAGCTCAGCGCCGCCACACCGACGCGCCTGGTGGTGATAGGCGGCGACGCGCTGGATGCGCACCGCTTCATGTGGTGGAACTTTGTCTCCAGCCGCAAGGAGCGCATCGTGCAGGCCGGTGAAGACTGGGCCGCGCAAACCATGGGGCAGGTGCCGGGCGAGACTGAATTCATCCCCTTGCCGGAACGGAAATTCACGGCCGGCTGA
- a CDS encoding LysR family transcriptional regulator translates to MASLNNRVRDALTPETISLIGAVHRAGSMAAAARELGLVPSALTYRIRQVEDALDVLLFDRSSRQAKLTEAGKELLREGNRLLAELDAVANRVKRVATGWEPELTLAVDSVISRTTVMELCEAFFALNPPTRLRIREEALSGTLEALTSGQADIAIGVAIEPAVNTSVLHKTLGTIHFIYVVAPHHPLAKADEPVTDDMLMPHRAVAVADSVQRGSGVTIGLLGGQDIFTVPGMQEKLHAQLRGLGGGFLPEYLARPHVITGRLVEKRMQRAPRQVPMSYAWMRAPDGKEGRALQWWLKQLENAGTRKALLERDQAV, encoded by the coding sequence ATGGCAAGCCTCAATAACCGCGTGCGCGACGCCCTCACGCCTGAAACCATCAGCCTGATAGGCGCGGTGCACCGCGCCGGCAGCATGGCCGCAGCCGCACGGGAACTGGGCCTGGTTCCCAGCGCCCTGACCTACCGGATCCGCCAGGTCGAAGATGCACTGGACGTGCTGCTGTTTGACCGCTCTTCGCGCCAGGCCAAATTGACCGAAGCCGGCAAGGAACTGCTGCGCGAAGGCAACCGCCTGCTGGCGGAGCTCGACGCCGTGGCCAACCGGGTCAAGCGTGTGGCCACCGGCTGGGAGCCCGAGCTCACGCTGGCGGTGGACAGCGTGATCTCGCGCACCACGGTGATGGAGCTGTGCGAGGCCTTTTTTGCACTGAACCCGCCGACCCGACTGCGCATTCGGGAAGAGGCGCTGTCGGGCACGCTGGAAGCGCTGACCTCGGGCCAGGCGGACATCGCCATCGGCGTGGCCATTGAGCCGGCCGTGAACACCTCGGTGCTGCACAAGACGCTCGGCACCATTCATTTCATTTATGTGGTGGCGCCGCACCACCCGCTGGCCAAGGCGGACGAGCCGGTGACGGACGACATGCTTATGCCGCACCGCGCCGTGGCGGTGGCCGACTCGGTGCAGCGCGGCAGCGGCGTAACTATAGGCCTGCTGGGCGGCCAGGACATCTTCACCGTGCCCGGCATGCAGGAAAAGCTGCATGCGCAACTGCGCGGGCTGGGCGGCGGCTTCCTGCCGGAATACCTGGCGCGCCCGCATGTCATCACCGGCAGGCTGGTCGAAAAGCGCATGCAGCGCGCGCCGCGCCAGGTGCCGATGAGCTACGCGTGGATGCGCGCGCCCGACGGCAAAGAGGGGCGCGCACTGCAGTGGTGGCTCAAGCAGCTTGAAAATGCCGGCACGCGAAAAGCGCTGCTGGAGCGCGACCAGGCCGTGTGA
- the gluQRS gene encoding tRNA glutamyl-Q(34) synthetase GluQRS translates to MGAAYRGRFAPSPTGPLHAGSLVAALASWLDARAHRGKWLVRIEDVDMPRCVPGADRIILEQLAHCGLAPDEPPVYQSQRGALYQNALDSLIAHGLAYPCACTRQDIARALAASGQARERHGELVYPGTCRDGLHGRPARAWRFGVQSYEQNTAQAHTAPGLSAINSIADRTQSESSRNAETVWHDRLLGPQAQDVSREVGDFVLKRADGLWAYQLAVVVDDAAQGITDIVRGEDLADNTARQILLQRALGLPTPRYLHTPLVLGANGEKLSKQNGAEALDTAQPLQLLAQAGKALGLEGKALASAHSPAAWLQQAVPLWAAHFGRLKLSGD, encoded by the coding sequence ATGGGGGCCGCTTACCGGGGCCGGTTTGCGCCCTCTCCAACTGGCCCGCTTCACGCCGGTTCGCTGGTGGCGGCCCTGGCCAGCTGGCTGGATGCCCGCGCGCATCGAGGCAAGTGGCTGGTGCGCATCGAAGACGTCGACATGCCGCGCTGTGTGCCTGGTGCCGACCGCATCATTCTTGAGCAACTGGCCCACTGCGGCCTGGCGCCCGACGAACCGCCGGTCTACCAGTCGCAGCGCGGCGCCCTGTACCAAAACGCACTGGACTCATTGATCGCCCATGGGCTGGCCTACCCCTGCGCCTGCACGCGCCAGGACATCGCCCGGGCGCTGGCCGCGTCGGGCCAGGCGCGCGAACGCCATGGCGAGCTGGTCTACCCGGGTACCTGCCGCGACGGACTGCACGGGCGCCCCGCGCGGGCCTGGCGGTTTGGCGTGCAGAGTTATGAACAAAATACGGCTCAAGCCCATACTGCACCTGGGCTTTCAGCTATCAATTCAATAGCAGATCGCACCCAAAGCGAATCCAGCCGCAATGCCGAAACCGTCTGGCACGACCGCCTTCTGGGCCCGCAGGCACAGGACGTCAGCCGCGAAGTGGGCGACTTTGTCCTCAAGCGGGCCGACGGCCTGTGGGCCTACCAGCTGGCGGTGGTGGTCGACGATGCCGCCCAGGGCATCACCGACATCGTGCGCGGCGAGGACCTGGCCGACAACACGGCGCGGCAAATTTTGCTGCAGCGCGCGCTGGGCCTGCCCACGCCGCGCTACCTGCACACGCCGCTGGTGCTGGGCGCCAACGGCGAAAAGCTCTCCAAACAAAACGGCGCCGAGGCGCTGGACACGGCCCAGCCGTTGCAGTTGCTGGCTCAGGCAGGCAAGGCCCTGGGGCTGGAAGGCAAGGCCTTGGCAAGCGCGCACTCACCCGCCGCATGGCTGCAGCAGGCCGTACCGCTTTGGGCGGCTCACTTCGGGCGACTAAAATTGAGCGGTGATTGA
- a CDS encoding NAD(P)/FAD-dependent oxidoreductase, whose amino-acid sequence MAKKSSIRSPESAAPRRIAVVGAGIAGVACARTLVQAGHDVTVFEKSTGAGGRMATRESEFGGFDHGTQYFTVRDARFEKALATATKLVRPWSANTVRILDELGRVVASALPPKEAHWVATPGMNALVREWAQPLAAAGRLVLETEVTRIEPDKLHAEQWQLQTEGAGSRVHSGFDAVVLAIPSAQAQALLLSSQQGKPLMTELSKVSVAPCWTLMLAFPKALQPTMAHLGPHWNAARSTHHRIAWLARESSKPGRSPIERWTVQASPEWSERHLEDDAERVKAKLLKAFTEVTGIRAEPPHAVVHRWRHAQTMQPLGKTHAWDPKSRIGACGDWCLGHRVEDGFVSGLEMALELC is encoded by the coding sequence ATGGCCAAAAAATCCAGCATCCGATCTCCTGAATCCGCGGCACCGCGGCGCATCGCCGTGGTGGGCGCGGGCATCGCCGGCGTAGCGTGCGCGCGCACACTGGTGCAGGCAGGGCATGACGTCACCGTTTTCGAGAAAAGCACCGGCGCCGGCGGCCGCATGGCAACGCGGGAAAGCGAATTCGGCGGCTTCGACCACGGCACCCAATACTTCACCGTGCGCGACGCCCGGTTTGAAAAAGCCCTGGCCACCGCCACAAAGCTGGTGCGCCCCTGGAGCGCCAATACCGTACGCATCCTGGACGAGCTGGGTCGCGTGGTGGCGTCGGCGCTGCCGCCCAAAGAAGCCCATTGGGTCGCTACACCCGGCATGAACGCGCTCGTCAGGGAATGGGCGCAGCCCCTGGCCGCTGCCGGCCGGCTGGTGCTTGAAACTGAGGTGACGCGGATCGAGCCCGACAAGCTGCACGCCGAACAGTGGCAGCTGCAGACCGAAGGCGCCGGCAGCCGGGTTCACTCCGGTTTTGATGCCGTGGTTCTGGCGATCCCCTCCGCGCAGGCGCAAGCCCTGCTGCTCAGCTCCCAGCAGGGCAAGCCCTTGATGACCGAACTTTCAAAAGTCAGCGTGGCGCCGTGCTGGACCTTGATGCTGGCCTTTCCGAAAGCGCTGCAGCCCACCATGGCGCACCTGGGCCCTCACTGGAATGCGGCGCGCAGCACCCACCACCGGATTGCCTGGCTGGCGCGCGAATCCTCCAAGCCCGGGCGCAGCCCGATCGAGCGCTGGACGGTGCAGGCCAGCCCCGAATGGTCGGAACGCCACCTGGAAGACGACGCCGAGCGCGTCAAGGCCAAGCTGCTCAAGGCCTTCACCGAAGTCACCGGCATCCGCGCCGAGCCGCCCCACGCCGTGGTGCACCGCTGGCGCCATGCCCAAACCATGCAGCCCCTGGGCAAGACCCACGCCTGGGACCCCAAATCGCGCATCGGCGCCTGTGGCGACTGGTGCCTGGGGCACCGCGTGGAAGACGGCTTCGTATCGGGCCTTGAGATGGCCCTGGAACTTTGTTAG
- a CDS encoding DoxX family protein, with amino-acid sequence MLNSLQNPLALIGRLLLALLFVPAGFSKIAGFAGTVGYISSKGVPLPEVAAAIAIAAELGLGILLAVGFQTRWAALAIGLFTVVITCIFHAFWTDPTQQMMFFKNMAIVGGLFSIAAFGGGAWSLDGKTKG; translated from the coding sequence ATGCTCAATTCCCTGCAAAACCCTCTCGCGCTGATCGGCCGCCTGCTGTTGGCCCTGCTCTTTGTACCCGCCGGCTTTTCCAAGATTGCCGGCTTCGCGGGCACGGTGGGCTATATCTCGTCCAAAGGCGTGCCGCTGCCGGAAGTCGCTGCCGCCATTGCCATCGCGGCAGAGCTCGGCCTGGGCATCCTTCTGGCCGTGGGCTTCCAGACGCGCTGGGCCGCGCTGGCCATCGGCCTCTTCACGGTCGTCATCACCTGCATCTTCCATGCGTTCTGGACCGACCCCACGCAACAAATGATGTTCTTCAAGAACATGGCGATCGTCGGCGGCCTGTTCAGCATCGCGGCTTTCGGCGGCGGCGCCTGGAGCCTGGACGGCAAGACCAAGGGCTGA